From the Sphingomonas sabuli genome, the window AGGCGGGCGACAAGGTACCAGACCGAAGCCCCTGTTCCTGCCCGCCACCGTGGATCAGCGGCGCCGGTTCGGCGCAATCTCGCATCCACAAGGCGCCGATGCCCTTCGGTCCATGAATCTTGTGTGCCGACACGGCGACGAGGTCCGGCCCCGCCGGAATGTCGACCCGTCCAAGCGCCTGCACCGCGTCGCACAGCATCATTGCCCCGGCGGCGTGCGCAATTCGCGCGATTTCCTCCACCGGCTGGATCACGCCGATTTCGTTATTGACCAGCATCGCCGCGACCAGCGCGGTCTGGCCGTCCACGGCCGCCCGCAGCGTCTCCAGCTCGACCAGCCCGTCCGAGCCGACCGGCAGGTAGGTGACCTCCACCCCCTGCCCTTCGAGCCAAGCACAGCTGTCGAGCACCGCGGCATGTTCGGTCCCCAGGGTTACGATGCGCCGTCTCTCGGGTCCCGCTCTCTCCAGCGTGCCCTTGATGGCCCAGTTGAGCGCTTCGGTCGCGCTGCCGGTAAAAGCCAGAGAGCCGCCCGGCAGGCCGATTGCGCCCGCGACCTGTTGCCGCGCCACGTCGATCGTCGCCGCCGCCTCCCGCCCCCAGCGCGAGGGAGAATGTGGGTTGGCGAACTTGTCCTCGATCCACGGCCGCATCGCCGCCGCGACTTCCGGGGCGACCGGCGTGGTTGCCTGGTAATCGAGATAGATCATGCCGCTCGGGCCGAACCGCGCGCCGCGATCCGGCGCCATTCGTCGACAAAGGCGTCCACGTCCGCCTCGCCGGTAGCAGGGCCGAAGCTGACGCGGAGCACCGAGCCGGCAAGGTCGGCGGCAATTCCCATCGCCTTCAGCACGTCGCTGTCCTTCATCTTGCCGCTGGAACAGGCGCTACCCGCGCTGACCGCGAAGCCGGCAAGATCGAATTGGGCCAGCAGGCTCGCCTGGCCGATGCCCGGCAACGCCACGGAGCCGATGTTGGCGATGCGCGGGCTGGTCCCAGCGATGACCACGCCGCCGCTCGCTGTGATCGCCGCGTCGAGCCGCTCTCTGAGCTTGGCCAGCCGGGGCATCGCGTCCGCGAACGCGCGGCTCTCCAGCGCTGCGGCAAAAGCCGCGCAGGCGGGCACGTCCTGCGTTCCGCGCCGATACCCCTGTTCCTGCCCGCCGACCGGCTGCAGCGTCGCCAGATCCTTGACCAGCAGCGCCCCGATGCCTGGCGGTCCGCCGAACTTGTGCGCGGAAATGGCGATGAAGTCGGCATCGGGCAGTGCGATCTTTCCGGCGCTCTGGGCGCAATCGCACAGCAGCAAGGACCCGCCTGCGCGTACCTGCTCCGCGATCTCGGCGATCGGCTGGATGACGCCGGTTTCGTTGTTGACGTGCTGGATCGCGACGAGCGCCGGTCCCGCGTCCAGCGCCGTGCCCAGCGCCGCGCCATCGATACGTCCGCCGTTGTCGACCCCCGCCACGGTCGCGTCCGCCCCCATTTCGTGCGGCACGATGGAATGTTCGGTTGCCCCGACGATGCGCCCCGGCACGCGTGCCCGGGCGGCAACGATCGCCACCGCCTCGCTGGCCCCGCTGGTGAAAATGACGTCATGCCGCCAATCCAGCGTCTGCCTGATGGTCTCGCGCGCCCGTTCCAGCGCGCCGCGCGCACGGCGGCCGTCGGCATGAGGGGAACTGGGGTTCGCCCATTCCGCCATCGCCGCGATCATCGCGTCGCGCGCCTGCGGCAGGATCGGCGTGGTCGCCGCATGGTCGAGGTAGATGCGCTTGCTCATGTCGCCGTGATCGTGTGCCGATTGCCAGTTGTACCGCCACCCCTATATAGGACGCGCCGCGGCGGCGCACCCGCCGAAGCGCCCGACCAACAGTTACGCGAGCAGCCGACACATCCATGCCTGAAGTCATTTTCCCCGGGCCGGAAGGCCGCCTTGAAGGCCGTTTCCACCCCGGACCGCGTCCGCGCGCGCCGGTCGCGATGATCCTTCATTCGCACCCGCAGGCCGGCGGGACGATGAACAACAAGCTGGTCCAGCTGCTGTACAAGGACTTCGTCCGGCGCGGCTTCGCTACCCTGCGCTTCAACTTCCGCGGCGTCGGCAAGAGCCAGGGCACGTTCGACAACGGCATCGGCGAACTGTCCGATGCGGCCAGCGCGCTCGACTGGGTGCAACAGATCCATCCCGAGGCGGAAACCACCTGGATCGCGGGCGTCAGCTTCGGCGCCTGGATCGGCATGCAATTGCTGATGCGCCGCCCGGAAATCCGCGGCTTCATCTCGATCGCGCCGCCGGCCAACATGTACGATTTCAGCTTCCTCGCCCCCTGTCCGTCCTCCGGCATCATCATCCAGGGCGAAAGCGACGAGGTTGTTACCCCAGGTGCGGTGCAGAAGCTGGTCGACAAGCTGCGCACCCAGAAGCACATCACCATCACGCACGACGTGATCCCGGGCGCCAACCATTTCTTCGCCAACGAACTCGACCTGTTGATGAAGAGCGTCGACGATTACCTCGACATGCGGCTGGCGACCGACCCCAAGCGTCCGGCTATAACGACCAAATCAGGACGTTAGCGACCAGCACCGCGGCCGCGCCGAGCATCAGCGCGCCGCGGGCCCGGTCGGCCTTGCCGAGTAGGATCCGGACGCCGGCAAAGCCGAGCAGGAAAGCGGCGATCATCGCCAGCGCCATGGCTCCGCCCGCAATCGTTCCCACCGTCACCATCCCCTTCACAAAGGCTTAACCGCTCGCGCCCCACAATAAGGGCGTGGACGCAATGCACCAGCAACAGCGGCTCGAGGAAGCCTTCGAGCGCATCGAGGAAACGATCCTGCCGTGCATCGCGATGATGCTGGAAACGCTGATCGATGCCTCCGCCAGCGTTGCGCAGCAGAGCCCCAAGGTGCTCGCCGCGGAATTGCAGACGCTCGCCGCAGAGCTTGAAGAGCTGACGCAGGCCGTCGAACGGTCCAGCCCGGTACACGTCGAACCCGGCGAGTATCGCGCGCAGGTCGGCGCCGCTTAAGCGCTCCCGACGATCCCGGCGTGTAGGTCCGGATCGATATTGCCGCCCGACAGCACGGCCACCGTCGCTTCGCCGACCCCGACCTTTCCCGCCAGCAAGGCCGCCAGCGCAACTGCGCCGCCCGGCTCGACCACCAGCTGGTGCTTGTCCCAGGCAAAGCGGATCGCTGTTTCCACCTCCGCATCGCTAACGGTCAACGCCCGGGCTCCGCGGTCCCGCAGGATGCCAAAGGTGATCGGCGACACGCGCGGGGTCTGCAGTGCGTCGCACAAGGTCGGCGGCGCATCGTCCTCCACCGGGACGATCTCGCCCTGCTTTAACGACCGGCGCATGTCGTCCCAGCCATCGGGCTCGACGATGGCGATCGCCGCGTCTGGGCAGGCCAGGGCAATGCCCGCGGACAACCCGCCGCCGCCACACGGCACCACAATGCGCTTCGTCGCGACCGGCATCTGCTCCAGTATCTCCAGCCCGACCGTGCCCTGCCCCGCGACGATCGCGGGGTCGTCGAAGCTCGGCACGACGACCAGGCCGCGCCGCTCGGCAAGTTCGTTCGCAATATCTTCGCGGCTTTCGGTCCGCCGGTCGTAGAAGACGATGTCGGCGCCATGGCTTTGCGTCGCCGCTACTTTCACCCGCGGTGCGTCGGCCGGCATGACGATGATCGCCCGTATGCCCAGCCGTTTGGCGGCAATGGCCACGCCCTGGGCGTGATTACCGGAGGAAAAGGCGACAACTCCGCCCTGGCGCTCCGCTTCGGTCAACTGCAGCAGCCGGTTGGTGGCGCCGCGCAATTTGAAGGCATGGCCGGTCTGCAGGCACTCCGCTTTCAGCCAGACGGTGTGGCCCGAAATCAACGATTCGAT encodes:
- a CDS encoding cysteine desulfurase family protein, which encodes MIYLDYQATTPVAPEVAAAMRPWIEDKFANPHSPSRWGREAAATIDVARQQVAGAIGLPGGSLAFTGSATEALNWAIKGTLERAGPERRRIVTLGTEHAAVLDSCAWLEGQGVEVTYLPVGSDGLVELETLRAAVDGQTALVAAMLVNNEIGVIQPVEEIARIAHAAGAMMLCDAVQALGRVDIPAGPDLVAVSAHKIHGPKGIGALWMRDCAEPAPLIHGGGQEQGLRSGTLSPALCVGFGEAARLARDSAQDDAAHVAGLWNAALKSLGPEWAINGSVDRRYQGNLNIRREGLDSARLLSDLRDICMSLGSACASGSGRPSHVLRAIGLSDRDARASIRLGFGRYTTEAELVDAIGRIDEAARAQERFAA
- a CDS encoding cysteine desulfurase family protein; protein product: MSKRIYLDHAATTPILPQARDAMIAAMAEWANPSSPHADGRRARGALERARETIRQTLDWRHDVIFTSGASEAVAIVAARARVPGRIVGATEHSIVPHEMGADATVAGVDNGGRIDGAALGTALDAGPALVAIQHVNNETGVIQPIAEIAEQVRAGGSLLLCDCAQSAGKIALPDADFIAISAHKFGGPPGIGALLVKDLATLQPVGGQEQGYRRGTQDVPACAAFAAALESRAFADAMPRLAKLRERLDAAITASGGVVIAGTSPRIANIGSVALPGIGQASLLAQFDLAGFAVSAGSACSSGKMKDSDVLKAMGIAADLAGSVLRVSFGPATGEADVDAFVDEWRRIAARGSARAA
- a CDS encoding alpha/beta hydrolase codes for the protein MPEVIFPGPEGRLEGRFHPGPRPRAPVAMILHSHPQAGGTMNNKLVQLLYKDFVRRGFATLRFNFRGVGKSQGTFDNGIGELSDAASALDWVQQIHPEAETTWIAGVSFGAWIGMQLLMRRPEIRGFISIAPPANMYDFSFLAPCPSSGIIIQGESDEVVTPGAVQKLVDKLRTQKHITITHDVIPGANHFFANELDLLMKSVDDYLDMRLATDPKRPAITTKSGR
- a CDS encoding threonine ammonia-lyase translates to MFALNSVSLDDVRDAAGRIAGHVVGTPLIESLISGHTVWLKAECLQTGHAFKLRGATNRLLQLTEAERQGGVVAFSSGNHAQGVAIAAKRLGIRAIIVMPADAPRVKVAATQSHGADIVFYDRRTESREDIANELAERRGLVVVPSFDDPAIVAGQGTVGLEILEQMPVATKRIVVPCGGGGLSAGIALACPDAAIAIVEPDGWDDMRRSLKQGEIVPVEDDAPPTLCDALQTPRVSPITFGILRDRGARALTVSDAEVETAIRFAWDKHQLVVEPGGAVALAALLAGKVGVGEATVAVLSGGNIDPDLHAGIVGSA